The genomic interval catacatatgcacattgatttgttttgtgatacgatccaatatggccgccaggcggccattttgttgttttttttcatatacagagccataactcaggcatatctcaaccgattttattcaaagttagtacaaggacattgacctatgtcatatatatgcatgtcgatttgttttgtgatacgatccaatatggcctccaggcagccattttattacgatttttttcatgtacagcgccataactcagacatgtttcaaccgattttattcaaagttggtacaaggacattgaccaatatcatagatatgcacgtcaatttgttttgtgatatgatccaatatggctgctgtgcagccattttgttatgattttttcgtgtacagagccataattcaggcatatctcaactgattttattcaaagttggtacaaggacattgacctatgtcatacatatacacattgatttgttttgtgatactatccaatatggccgccttgtggccgtTTTTCTTATGATTTTcaatgtcctgaaccataactcagacatgtatcaagcaaatttattaaaagttggtacaaggacatggtagtatacatatgtacttcgatataaatatgtactttgatttgtttctcgatatggtccgatatggccacatggtacgtggcaattttgttatgttttttcatgtcaagagccataactctggcaagtctcaactgcattaaactttatgaaatatggcaccggtgataatctattagtgttaggatagtatgaaaaaatgtttggcaacatcctgtcaactaattcccagttgactcatttaatgacctttaggatagtggcctacattggttttatgtttttcatcaccatggaactcattcttggccattgagtgccatctgtatcaaagtatttttatcacaggacctgtaatcaaagtacccattagcaagcggggactgtgtcatcaacgatgacttgttataattcagttaaaacatcttCTAAAACCATGCGGACAATCGCTTTCAATCTTTACAGATTATTCCTACCCACACAACAATCCTAATTCTACTTTCACAGTGACCTCTACTTTTTACTGTCTTTCTAGGGATTTGGAAGAATGCAAACTTGAGGCTGACATTCCTGGTTTGATAAATGCTTTCTATGAATCATTAGAGCACTACCACGGGAAGCTACTTGTGCAACGTGTATTGGGTTTGCTGGCTGTATCCAGTGAAGGCATCAATCCAGATGAATTTCTCGACATTCTTAGTTGTGATGATGAGCTGTTAGATGACGTGTTGGAATGGCATACGCCACCACAGAGGAGGCTGCCCCCACTGTTGCTAGCTCGACTGCGCCATGATCTTGGGAATTTTTTGGTTCAAAGAGGAGCACAGGGCGTCATATTAGTCTCCCTTTATCATAGGCAGTTCTGGGAGGTTGCACAAGACCGTTATCTCAGTAGCGAAAGATGGAAGGCCACGTTTCTCACACTTGGGAAATACTTTTCTTTACAGTTTGGCAAAGATCGCGCAATTTCAGCACAGCCTCTAGCATATGGTTTGAAGGCCCTGAACATGCGTAAATAAGTCAGCTGGCCTCTTCGTTTTTCAATACCAGACTGAGAGAGTACAAACAACTTCGTGACATCCTATGTGATCTGAGTTCGTGCAAGCAAAGTGCATGGCAGGTATGGCGTACGACCTACTGTCTGAATGTAGCAAGGGCGTTGCCAAAGTGCATGCAGCAAAACATCAAGATGAAGTGGTCGATGACGGTGTTATTCAGACTTGGAAGATATGCTAGGGTTCCTTCGTCGGGAAACACACATCATCAGCAAGGAGCCATTGCTTACATATCAGCAGATGCAGAATGCACCAGTTGGTACAGCAACTGAGAGGGCAGCAAATAGATGGAGAGAGCAAGTTAGGGGTGCTACTCTGGAAGACCATATCCCAGTCCCTCCTGCATGGATTGAATTCATCAACAAACCATCAGAAACTGAAACCTACAAACAAAAACTAAGTGGACATCAGAAAACAGTCCTCTCCGTTACATTCTCCAATGATGGCGATGTCATATATTCAGCTTCTGCTGATTGCACAGTCAGAGCCTGGGACAGACACACTGGGGATTTGAAAGGTCAACTTGAAGGTCATAATGGTGCAGTCACTTGTGTTCGATATTCACCTTCATCAAGCAATCAGTGTATTGCCACAGCCTCAGGCGATAAGAGCATCCATATATGGAGTCCTAGAACATACCAACTTGAACGAGTAATCGAAAATGCGCATGAGCAGTGGATTAACTGCATTGCATTTTCTCCAaagggtgataaattggtctCTTCTTCCCTGGATAAGCAGATCAAGATATGGGAGGTTGAATCGGGAAAAGAGGTTGCTACCCTAAGCGGTCATGAGGGTCACACAGTTTTCTGTGATTGGTCACCAGTCGACGAAAATCAAATTGCCACATGTGGTGACAACTTAGAACTGTTCATATGGGACGTTAACGAGAAATCTGTCCAATGCAAACTCACTGGACACGAAATTAAGGATAACGTCAACTTCCCTGCCTCTGATCGTCTTGAGGGTCATAAAGTAATCGATTATAAGTCGGCTATTTGGTGTGTCAGATTCTCCCACAATGGCAAGATGTTGGCATCAGCAGCGGTCGATTCAAATGCAGTTGTCTACCAAAGCAATACTGGTGACATTATTGCCACTTTCGGTCTTCCAAATGACGCCTCTGCAGTCGCCTTCTCACCCGATGATAAAATACTTGTCGCAAGTTCTTCAAGTCACATGTCTGTCCACCTGTACCATATCGAGAAGAAGGAAACCCTAGCATTACTTGGTGGTCACTCTGGCTGGGTAATGGATGTTGCTTTTTCACCAGATTCCAAATTGATTGCTTCAGTATCAGATGATAAGTCTGTTAGAGTGTGGGATGCTATGGCAGCTGAGAAACTAAGTACGATGCGGTTTCACTCCGAAAGATGTTGGAGTGTGTCATACTCACCCGATGGAAAATGGTTGGCATCTGCATCAGATGACTTCAAGGTATGGCCAGACAAAGATATTATACCAAATGCACTGAGCATTGCTTGCCAACCTATTGCTCTATATGTGTATGATGATGATGCGTACTGCTTTGAGTAGGAGGAAGCAGACCTAGTATGGTTGATGTAAGTTTGTTGAAATGATAATATTGTGATCGAGAacagaaaattcaataattaatTTATTGAGTATAACATGAAGTATTTTCCCATTCATCTCAGGTATGCATTTGGAACACGGAAACATTCAAACCAGCGATCATCTACGAGGGCCACGACAAGAAACGTACCTTTTTGTGTGGAGTCCGTGCATGCACCATTTCAGGCAATGGTGAATTGGTCGCGAGTGGAGGTGACGATCTTACAATCCGGGTCTGGACCAGAGACGAAGGAGAAACCAAGAGCGTAATTCGATGTGATCCGTTCTTACCATGGTGTCTACGGTTCTCAAAAGATGACAAGAGAATCATTGCAGTCGGAGAGTTCTCACAGTCCGTACAAGTATGGGACTGGGAAAACCAAAGTAAATTAATGGAGTTGGGTGGCTTTGATAGATTCTGTCAGTACACCGAGGTTTCTCCCGATGGAGAGAAAATACTCGGGTCTTCTATTGACGACACTGCTCGTATATACAATGCTGTTGATGGAACCCTACTCCATACTATTGAACAACCAGACTGGATCACTTGTGCCTCCTTCTCTCACGATGGCAAACTCTTGGTAACTTGCTCTAGAGACTTGTTGGTTCGAATCTGGGACACTGAAACCAACAAAGTCACTTGTGAGTTACCAGGCCATGAGTCAGAGGTACGGATAGTCTGTTTCTCCCCGATGACAGATATGTAGCATCAGCTGCTCTAGACCAAAGTGTACGAATCTGGGATATTGAGAAGCAAGAGCAGGTACACGTGTTCCACACAGTGTCCGGAGTCTGGGCACTGGCATGGAACCCAAAACATGCTAACCTACTTGCTGCTGGTGACGCTGTGGGATATGTGTACTTCTTGCGGATCAATAAAACCCAGTAGGTGAATTCAGATTGGCCAATAATCTGACAGCATTGAAATATCTTGTAATTTGGTAAATAGTACCATCTAAGATATAAGTACATGTGTATTGTCATTTATTAGACAAATGTTTAGGTATATTCATCAAATACTATACCATGTAGACTAACGAATGTGTTTGTGCTTTAAAGATATTTGCAAATTGATAAAAGCGAACGCATAAGACAACGTTCCGATCTTAAGATATTTTCCTTGAAGATTTTATATGGATTTTCGTTTTACTTATCCTCGACAACAAAAC from Ptychodera flava strain L36383 unplaced genomic scaffold, AS_Pfla_20210202 Scaffold_53__1_contigs__length_892398_pilon, whole genome shotgun sequence carries:
- the LOC139128435 gene encoding LOW QUALITY PROTEIN: uncharacterized WD repeat-containing protein alr2800-like (The sequence of the model RefSeq protein was modified relative to this genomic sequence to represent the inferred CDS: inserted 1 base in 1 codon), which gives rise to MLGFLRRETHIISKEPLLTYQQMQNAPVGTATERAANRWREQVRGATLEDHIPVPPAWIEFINKPSETETYKQKLSGHQKTVLSVTFSNDGDVIYSASADCTVRAWDRHTGDLKGQLEGHNGAVTCVRYSPSSSNQCIATASGDKSIHIWSPRTYQLERVIENAHEQWINCIAFSPKGDKLVSSSLDKQIKIWEVESGKEVATLSGHEGHTVFCDWSPVDENQIATCGDNLELFIWDVNEKSVQCKLTGHEIKDNVNFPASDRLEGHKVIDYKSAIWCVRFSHNGKMLASAAVDSNAVVYQSNTGDIIATFGLPNDASAVAFSPDDKILVASSSSHMSVHLYHIEKKETLALLGGHSGWVMDVAFSPDSKLIASVSDDKSVRVWDAMAAEKLSTMRFHSERCWSVSYSPDGKWLASASDDFKVCIWNTETFKPAIIYEGHDKKRTFLCGVRACTISGNGELVASGGDDLTIRVWTRDEGETKSVIRCDPFLPWCLRFSKDDKRIIAVGEFSQSVQVWDWENQSKLMELGGFDRFCQYTEVSPDGEKILGSSIDDTARIYNAVDGTLLHTIEQPDWITCASFSHDGKLLVTCSRDLLVRIWDTETNKVTCELPGHESEVRIVCFXPDDRYVASAALDQSVRIWDIEKQEQVHVFHTVSGVWALAWNPKHANLLAAGDAVGYVYFLRINKTQ